One genomic segment of Solibacillus sp. FSL W7-1436 includes these proteins:
- a CDS encoding HNH endonuclease, protein MKEHTLEAKRFYKSTAWRKCRASYIATVPGGLCEHCHDAMGYIVDHKQEINSVNINDPEITLNHSNLQYLCLECHNTKTFRKYSAIREGFTFNQFGELVPKPPFKSNFFE, encoded by the coding sequence ATGAAAGAGCATACACTCGAAGCAAAACGATTCTACAAATCAACAGCATGGCGCAAGTGTCGAGCTTCTTACATTGCTACTGTCCCTGGCGGATTGTGTGAACATTGTCATGATGCAATGGGGTATATCGTTGACCATAAACAAGAAATTAATTCCGTCAACATCAACGATCCAGAAATCACACTGAATCATTCCAACCTACAATATCTGTGTCTCGAATGTCACAACACCAAAACATTCCGAAAGTATTCAGCAATCAGAGAAGGATTTACATTTAATCAGTTCGGGGAGCTAGTACCAAAGCCCCCCTTCAAAAGCAATTTTTTTGAGTAA